Proteins found in one Oryza glaberrima chromosome 4, OglaRS2, whole genome shotgun sequence genomic segment:
- the LOC127770790 gene encoding uncharacterized protein LOC127770790, translating to MKRKNGPAVNLKAFLEKAAAKKRTQEATGPSQPSCIGPSQPSCIGPSQPSCIESQMQVVIYQGQPENESDSGASSPTTVPLDVENDDIGGGPNDESSSDEDNDGGVYDIEHDPGLRTPISQYDVNDQDSVRREYIALGPCQPKMKKGDFPQHECGDSTNNHGGDAFVNGGFRNWNIKSRFSKHAGAVNSAHCEAEEKYNLFMQPKTSIRESFASNSGEFKVQYLARLTWSLKCIRYLLRQGLAFRGHDESKDSNNKGNFREFVQWLAGNFEEVNKVVLGNAPTGCQMIDHKIQKQLIGSCAHETTKLVIEELHDECFAILADESSDAYQQEQLALCLRFVNTTGQPVKRFLGFVHVEDTTSLTLKEAIKSLLIKYQLPLSKVRGQGYDGASNMKGHINGLKKLIMDESPSAYYVHCFAHQLQLTLVVVAKENTDCAWFFGQLAYLLNVLGMSCKKIRMLRIAQAEYMIEALKLGETESGQGLNQEMGLARPSDTHWGSHYKTVMHVMLLYPSIKKVLFKVGKECNGAEAIGAQTMLQVFQSFEFVFLLHMMNEIFGYTSDFCNALQRREQHIVNAMDLLEFTKAELDVLREDCGWKEFLGKVTSFCVKHKVKVVDMDGKYKPIQRSRKFFKDAINYHRFHADMFLGVIDRQLQELNNRFDEVNTELLRCMAAFSPAKSFSAFIVDNLVKLAKFYPSDFDVQEMNQLPFQLNSYISDVGKDENFTNLRSLVDLSMMLVKTNKVSRYDLVYRLLKLVLVLPIATTAGGERVQRLKAFTSLEPLHSQCQGSADSIKQAPAKAVDAITKLGNNRVTATYGARSMELVRYLDTDDVLNYNTPEDAILMSSASGEKYDYIINAAINIGWSLMRPTLTSHGRVVEITPNPGNYIQGGPTMTQRYSDVY from the exons atgaagagaaaaaatggTCCCGCCGTTAATTTAAAGGCTTTTTTAGAAAAGGCTGCTGCAAAGAAGAGAACTCAAGAAGCAACTGGTCCAAGTCAGCCTTCTTGCATTGGTCCAAGTCAGCCTTCTTGCATCGGTCCAAGTCAGCCTTCTTGTATTGAGAGTCAGATGCAAGTAGTGATATATCAAGGTCAACCTGAGAATGAGAGTGATAGTGGGGCAAGCAGTCCAACCACAGTACCGCTTGATGTAGAGAATGATGATATTGGAGGAGGGCCAAATGATGAGTCATCAAGTGATGAAGACAATGATGGTGGTGTATATGACATAGAGCATGATCCTGGATTGAGGACTCCTATCTCACAATATGATGTCAATGACCAAGATTCAGTTAGAAGGGAGTATATTGCATTGGGCCCTTGTCAACCAAAGATGAAGAAGGGGGATTTTCCGCAGCATGAGTGTGGAG ATAGCACCAACAATCATGGTGGAGATGCTTTTGTTAATGGAGGTTTTAGAAATTGGAACATTAAAAGTAGATTTAGTAAACATGCTGGTGCTGTCAATAGTGCTCATTGTGAAGCTGAAGAGAAATACAATTTGTTCATGCAACCTAAGACATCAATTCGTGAGTCCTTTGCATCAAACTCTGGAGAGTTTAAGGTTCAATACTTAGCTCGCTTGACATGGTCACTTAAGTGCATAAGATATCTTCTGCGGCAGGGGTTGGCTTTTCGTGGTCATGATGAGTCAAAGGATTCTAACAACAAAGGAAATTTTAGGGAATTTGTGCAATGGCTAGCTGGGAACTTTGAAGAAGTTAATAAGGTGGTTCTAGGAAATGCTCCAACTGGTTGTCAAATGATAGACCACAAGATTCAGAAACAACTCATTGGTTCTTGTGCTCACGAAACAACTAAACTTGTCATAGAGGAACTTCATGATGAGTGTTTTGCAATTCTTGCTGATGAGTCTAGTGATGCCTACCAACAAGAACAATTGGCTCTTTGCTTGCGGTTTGTCAATACGACGGGGCAACCAGTTAAACGGTTTCTTGGTTTTGTCCATGTTGAAGATACTACATCATTGACTCTTAAGGAGGCAATTAAGTCTTTGCTTATTAAGTACCAACTACCCTTATCCAAGGTACGTGGACAAGGATATGATGGTGCTAGTAACATGAAGGGTCATATTAATGGTTTGAAGAAACTAATTATGGATGAGTCCCCCTCAGCTTACTATGTACATTGTTTTGCCCATCAACTTCAACTAACCCTTGTAGTTGTTGCTAAGGAGAATACTGATTGTGCATGGTTCTTTGGgcaacttgcatatttgttgaatGTCCTTGGGATGTCTTGTAAAAAGATCCGCATGCTTCGTATAGCTCAAGCTGAGTATATGATTGAAGCATTGAAGCTGGGTGAAACTGAGAGTGGCCAAGGTCTGAATCAAGAGATGGGCTTAGCAAGGCCAA GTGATACACATTGGGGATCTCACTACAAGACAGTAATGCATGTCATGCTTCTATATCCTTCAATCAAGAAAGTTCTATTCAAGGTTGGGAAAGAGTGTAATGGGGCAGAGGCTATAGGAGCTCAAACTATGCTACAAGTATTTCAGTCATTTGAGTTTGTTTTCTTGTTGCACATGATGAATGAAATATTTGGATACACAAGTGACTTCTGCAATGCTCTGCAAAGGAGGGAGCAACATATTGTGAATGCAATGGATCTTCTTGAGTTCACAAAGGCAGAACTTGATGTTTTGAGAGAAGATTGTGGATGGAAAGAATTTCTTGGAAAGGTcacttctttttgtgtgaagCACAAAGTTAAAGTTGTTGACATGGATGGGAAGTATAAGCCTATACAAAGATCGAGAAAATTCTTCAAAGATGCTATTAATTACCATCGATTCCATGCCGATATGTTTTTGGGTGTCATTGATAGGCAACTTCAAGAGCTCAATAACAGATTTGATGAGGTAAACACAGAATTACTTAGATGCATGGCAGCATTTAGCCCAGCTAAATCCTTCTCTGCTTTTATTGTTGACAACTTAGTTAAGCTTGCCAAGTTCTATCCTAGTGATTTTGATGTTCAAGAAATGAACCAACTCCCCTTTCAACTGAATAGCTATATTAGTGATGTGGGTAAGGATGAGAATTTCACAAATTTGAGAAGTTTAGTAGACCTATCTATGATGCTTGTCAAAACAAACAAGGTTTCTCGCTATGACCTTGTCTACAGACTTCTCAAATTGGTGTTAGTTCTCCCTATTGCAACAACTGCTGGTGGTGAGAGG GTTCAACGGCTCAAAGCTTTCACATCTTTAGAACCTTTGCATTCGCAGTGCCAAGGCTCAGCCGATTCTATCAAGCAGGCGCCAGCCAAAGCTGTAGATGCT ATCACCAAGCTCGGCAACAACCGTGTCACCGCCACCTACGGCGCCCGCAGCATGGAGCTTGTACGCTATCTCGACACCGATGACGTCCTCAACTACAACACCCCAGAGGACGCCATCCTGATGAGCTCGGCCTCCGGTGAGAAgtacgactacatcatcaacgcCGCCATTAACATCGGGTGGTCACTGATGAGGCCGACACTGACCAGCCATGGTAGGGTGGTGGAGATAACCCCAAACCCCGGGAACTACATCCAGGGTGGGCCCACTATGACTCAAAGGTATTCAGATGTATACTGa
- the LOC127772235 gene encoding cytosolic sulfotransferase 8-like, which yields MSEDMVSSPSLWRPPVPIKDAIEQDAITPFPKPEAPEEEEEESQGDRDRRLMSSLPVKVFGERRYLEYQATWWPESAVQAVLAIQRRFRPRPSDVLLASYPKSGTTWMKALVFAIMSRKVYPLRDHPLLRLNPHDCVVHLSGAYATGKEAVVEALPSPRIMAVHMPFSTLPASVVADSSSGCKIVYVWRDPKDVLVSLWHYYRKLRPEEAHVSEFHDLYESFCQGDTVFGPWWDNVLGYFRASVEMPTRVLFLRYEDMLEDTASAVVAIADFVGCPFSAEEERAGVVDAIVKLCSFEELKNLDTNMSGSNGHLIKLPSSSYFRKGVAGDWVGHMTREMADRIDSIVQGKFQGSGLEIKRAST from the coding sequence ATGTCTGAAGACATGGTGAGCTCACCCTCGCTCTGGCGCCCTCCTGTTCCCATCAAAGACGCGATCGAGCAAGATGCCATCACCCCGTTCCCCAAGCCTGAGGCtccagaggaggaggaggaggagtcacAAGGCGACCGCGACCGCCGCCTCATGTCATCCCTACCGGTGAAGGTCTTCGGCGAGCGCCGTTACCTCGAGTACCAGGCGACGTGGTGGCCTGAGTCCGCCGTCCAAGCCGTGCTCGCCATCCAACGCCGGTTCAGGCCGAGGCCATCGGATGTGCTCCTGGCCTCCTACCCCAAGTCGGGTACCACATGGATGAAAGCACTCGTGTTCGCGATCATGTCGCGCAAGGTTTACCCCCTGCGGGATCACCCGCTGCTGCGTCTCAACCCGCACGACTGCGTGGTGCACCTGTCTGGCGCCTACGCAACGGgcaaggaggcggtggtggaggcgctcCCTTCTCCGCGGATAATGGCCGTCCACATGCCATTCTCCACCCTCCcggcctccgtcgtcgccgactcCAGCTCCGGCTGCAAGATCGTCTACGTGTGGCGCGACCCCAAGGACGTGCTCGTCTCCCTGTGGCACTACTACCGCAAGCTACGCCCCGAGGAAGCCCATGTGTCCGAGTTCCACGACCTCTACGAGTCGTTCTGCCAGGGGGACACCGTGTTTGGCCCTTGGTGGGACAATGTTCTTGGCTACTTCAGGGCCAGTGTGGAGATGCCCACCAGAGTGCTCTTCTTGAGGTACGAGGACATGCTGGAGGATACTGCaagcgccgtcgtcgccattgCCGACTTCGTGGGATGCCCATTCTCGGCAGAAGAGGAGAGAGCCGGGGTTGTCGATGCCATCGTCAAGCTTTGCAGCTTCGAGGAGCTCAAGAACCTGGACACCAACATGTCCGGGAGCAATGGGCATCTCATCAAGCTCCCAAGCTCCTCCTACTTCAGGAAAGGAGTCGCTGGAGACTGGGTGGGTCACATGACCCGGGAGATGGCCGACCGTATTGATTCAATTGTTCAAGGCAAGTTCCAAGGTTCAGGTCTTGAGATTAAACGAGCCTCTACCTGA
- the LOC127771534 gene encoding chloroplast envelope quinone oxidoreductase homolog isoform X3, which translates to MKLDRSTNSKVTDVAGEIVEAGSAGHELKVGDKVLSKLNFWKGGGLAEYVAAPESLTVVRPAGVSAVDAAGLPVAGLTAVKALMSIGTKFDGIGGTGANVLITAASGGVGTYAVQLAKLGNHRVTATCGARNMDLVRSLGADEVLDYNTPQGAALTSLASDEKYDYIINTAKNVNWSAMKPTLSSRGRVVDITPNPGNYVAAMLTMFARKKITMMALMSLGKEEMRFLMELVGEGKLRTVVDSRCPFEKAAEAWEKSMGGHATGKVIVEM; encoded by the exons ATGAAACTAGACAGAAGTACTAATTCCAAAG TGACTGATGTTGCCGGGGAGATTGTGGAGGCTGGTTCTGCAGGACATGAGCTCAAAGTTGGTGACAAAGTTTTGTCCAAACTGAACTTCTGG AAAGGAGGAGGCCTCGCTGAGTATGTCGCTGCACCGGAGAGCCTCACCGTCGTCCGCCCCGCCGGAGTTTCCGCCGTCGACGCGGCCGGGCTGCCGGTCGCAGGCCTCACAGCTGTCAAGGCCCTCATGTCCATCGGGACCAAATTCGACGGCATCGGCGGCACCGGCGCCAACGTGCTGATCACCGCTGcctccggcggcgtcggcaccTACGCCGTCCAGCTCGCCAAGCTCGGCAACCACCGCGTCACCGCCACCTGCGGCGCCCGCAACATGGACCTCGTCCGCTCcctcggcgccgacgaggtcctCGACTACAATACCCCCCAAGGCGCCGCCCTGACGAGCTTGGCCTCCGACGAGAAgtacgactacatcatcaacaccGCCAAGAACGTCAACTGGTCGGCGATGAAGCCGACCCTGAGCAGCCGTGGTAGGGTGGTGGACATAACACCAAACCCCGGGAACTACGTCGCGGCGATGCTGACCATGTTTGCCAGGAAGAAGATAACCATGATGGCCCTCATGTCGCTGGGGAAGGAGGAGATGAGGTTTCTGATGGAGCTCGTCGGAGAAGGGAAGCTCAGGACGGTGGTCGACTCGCGGTGTCCGTtcgagaaggcggcggaggcgtgggaGAAGAGCATGGGCGGCCATGCCACGGGTAAGGTCATCGTGGAGATGTGA
- the LOC127771534 gene encoding quinone-oxidoreductase QR1, chloroplastic-like isoform X1 — MAAGGGIPATMRAVQYTGYGGGAGALKHVEIPVPSVKKHEVLIKVEAASVNPIDWSIQKGMLRPFLPKFPFIPVTDVAGEIVEAGSAGHELKVGDKVLSKLNFWKGGGLAEYVAAPESLTVVRPAGVSAVDAAGLPVAGLTAVKALMSIGTKFDGIGGTGANVLITAASGGVGTYAVQLAKLGNHRVTATCGARNMDLVRSLGADEVLDYNTPQGAALTSLASDEKYDYIINTAKNVNWSAMKPTLSSRGRVVDITPNPGNYVAAMLTMFARKKITMMALMSLGKEEMRFLMELVGEGKLRTVVDSRCPFEKAAEAWEKSMGGHATGKVIVEM, encoded by the exons atggccgccggcggcgggattCCGGCCACCATGCGCGCGGTGCAGTACaccggctacggcggcggcgccggtgccctCAAG CACGTGGAAATCCCTGTTCCTTCGGTGAAGAAACATGAAGTTCTTATTAAAGTCGAAGCTGCAAGCGTTAACCCGATTGATTGGAGTATTCAGAAAGGGATGCTACGCCCATTTCTTCCCAAGTTTCCATTTATTCCAG TGACTGATGTTGCCGGGGAGATTGTGGAGGCTGGTTCTGCAGGACATGAGCTCAAAGTTGGTGACAAAGTTTTGTCCAAACTGAACTTCTGG AAAGGAGGAGGCCTCGCTGAGTATGTCGCTGCACCGGAGAGCCTCACCGTCGTCCGCCCCGCCGGAGTTTCCGCCGTCGACGCGGCCGGGCTGCCGGTCGCAGGCCTCACAGCTGTCAAGGCCCTCATGTCCATCGGGACCAAATTCGACGGCATCGGCGGCACCGGCGCCAACGTGCTGATCACCGCTGcctccggcggcgtcggcaccTACGCCGTCCAGCTCGCCAAGCTCGGCAACCACCGCGTCACCGCCACCTGCGGCGCCCGCAACATGGACCTCGTCCGCTCcctcggcgccgacgaggtcctCGACTACAATACCCCCCAAGGCGCCGCCCTGACGAGCTTGGCCTCCGACGAGAAgtacgactacatcatcaacaccGCCAAGAACGTCAACTGGTCGGCGATGAAGCCGACCCTGAGCAGCCGTGGTAGGGTGGTGGACATAACACCAAACCCCGGGAACTACGTCGCGGCGATGCTGACCATGTTTGCCAGGAAGAAGATAACCATGATGGCCCTCATGTCGCTGGGGAAGGAGGAGATGAGGTTTCTGATGGAGCTCGTCGGAGAAGGGAAGCTCAGGACGGTGGTCGACTCGCGGTGTCCGTtcgagaaggcggcggaggcgtgggaGAAGAGCATGGGCGGCCATGCCACGGGTAAGGTCATCGTGGAGATGTGA
- the LOC127771534 gene encoding quinone-oxidoreductase QR1, chloroplastic-like isoform X2, whose protein sequence is MAAGGGIPATMRAVQYTGYGGGAGALKHVEIPVPSVKKHEVLIKVEAASVNPIDWSIQKGMLRPFLPKFPFIPVTDVAGEIVEAGSAGHELKVGDKVLSKLNFWKGGGLAEYVAAPESLTVVRPAGVSAVDAAGLPVAGLTAVKALMSIGTKFDGIGGTGANVLITAASGGVGTYAVQLAKLGNHRVTATCGARNMDLVRSLGADEVLDYNTPQGAALTSLASDEKYDYIINTAKNVNWSAMKPTLSSRGRVVDITPNPGNYVAAMLTMFARKKITMMALMSLGKEEMRFLMELVGEGKLRTVVDSRCPFEKAAEAWEKSMGGHATDDIC, encoded by the exons atggccgccggcggcgggattCCGGCCACCATGCGCGCGGTGCAGTACaccggctacggcggcggcgccggtgccctCAAG CACGTGGAAATCCCTGTTCCTTCGGTGAAGAAACATGAAGTTCTTATTAAAGTCGAAGCTGCAAGCGTTAACCCGATTGATTGGAGTATTCAGAAAGGGATGCTACGCCCATTTCTTCCCAAGTTTCCATTTATTCCAG TGACTGATGTTGCCGGGGAGATTGTGGAGGCTGGTTCTGCAGGACATGAGCTCAAAGTTGGTGACAAAGTTTTGTCCAAACTGAACTTCTGG AAAGGAGGAGGCCTCGCTGAGTATGTCGCTGCACCGGAGAGCCTCACCGTCGTCCGCCCCGCCGGAGTTTCCGCCGTCGACGCGGCCGGGCTGCCGGTCGCAGGCCTCACAGCTGTCAAGGCCCTCATGTCCATCGGGACCAAATTCGACGGCATCGGCGGCACCGGCGCCAACGTGCTGATCACCGCTGcctccggcggcgtcggcaccTACGCCGTCCAGCTCGCCAAGCTCGGCAACCACCGCGTCACCGCCACCTGCGGCGCCCGCAACATGGACCTCGTCCGCTCcctcggcgccgacgaggtcctCGACTACAATACCCCCCAAGGCGCCGCCCTGACGAGCTTGGCCTCCGACGAGAAgtacgactacatcatcaacaccGCCAAGAACGTCAACTGGTCGGCGATGAAGCCGACCCTGAGCAGCCGTGGTAGGGTGGTGGACATAACACCAAACCCCGGGAACTACGTCGCGGCGATGCTGACCATGTTTGCCAGGAAGAAGATAACCATGATGGCCCTCATGTCGCTGGGGAAGGAGGAGATGAGGTTTCTGATGGAGCTCGTCGGAGAAGGGAAGCTCAGGACGGTGGTCGACTCGCGGTGTCCGTtcgagaaggcggcggaggcgtgggaGAAGAGCATGGGCGGCCATGCCACGG ATGACATATGCTAG
- the LOC127769853 gene encoding quinone-oxidoreductase QR1, chloroplastic-like: protein MAAGERPATMRAVQYSGYGGGAAALKFVEIPVPSVKKDEVLVKVEAASINQSDLMTQKGMMRPFHPKFPFIPVNNVSGEIVEVGSAVREFKVGDKVVSKLDFWTAGGLAEYVATSDKLTVARPAGISAADAAGVPVAGLTALQALKAIGTKFDGSGTSGGADVLITAASSGVGTYAVQLAKLGNHRVTATCGARNLGLVAGLGADEVLDYKTPEGAALSSPSGKKYDYIVNISNKNKWSVFKPRLSSHGRVVDVAPNFGNFVASVVTLFSRTKKLSLVSLKMSKEDLGLLLELMREGKLRTVVDSRHPFEKAADAWARSLSGHATGKVIVEM, encoded by the exons atggccgccggcgagaggcCGGCGACCATGCGCGCCGTCCAGTACAgtggctacggcggcggcgccgctgccctTAAG TTTGTGGAAATCCCTGTTCCTTCTGTGAAGAAGGACGAAGTTCTCGTAAAAGTAGAAGCTGCAAGCATCAATCAATCCGATTTGATGACTCAGAAAGGGATGATGCGCCCCTTTCACCCAAAATTTCCATTTATTCCAG TAAATAATGTGTCCGGAGAGATCGTTGAGGTTGGCTCTGCAGTACGCGAGTTCAAAGTTGGTGATAAAGTTGTCTCCAAACTAGACTTCTGG ACAGCAGGGGGCCTTGCTGAGTACGTGGCCACATCGGACAAGCTCACCGTCGCTCGCCCTGCCGGAATCTCCGCCGCTGACGCGGCGGGTGTGCCCGTCGCCGGCCTGACAGCGCTCCAGGCGCTCAAGGCCATCGGCACCAAGTTCGACGGCTCGGgcaccagcggcggcgccgacgttcTGATCACCGCGGCCTCCAGCGGCGTGGGCACGTACGCCGTCCAGCTCGCCAAGCTCGGCAACCACCGCGTCACCGCCACATGCGGCGCGCGCAACCTCGGCCTCGTCGCTGGcctcggcgccgacgaggtcctCGACTACAAGACCCCGGAGGGGGCCGCGCTGTCGAGCCCCTCCGGCAAGAAGTACGACTACATCGTCAACATCAGTAACAAGAACAAGTGGTCGGTGTTCAAGCCGCGCCTGAGCAGCCATGGCAGGGTCGTCGACGTCGCCCCCAACTTCGGCAACTTCGTGGCGTCGGTGGTGACGCTGTTCTCCCGGACGAAGAAGCTGTCGCTGGTGAGCCTGAAGATGAGCAAGGAGGACCTGGGGTTGCTGCTCGAGCTGATGCGGGAAGGGAAGCTCAGGACGGTGGTCGACTCGCGGCATCCGTTCGAGAAGGCGGCGGACGCATGGGCGAGGAGCCTCAGCGGCCATGCCACTGGAAAGGTCATCGTGGAGATGTGA